A genome region from Streptomyces antimycoticus includes the following:
- the groL gene encoding chaperonin GroEL (60 kDa chaperone family; promotes refolding of misfolded polypeptides especially under stressful conditions; forms two stacked rings of heptamers to form a barrel-shaped 14mer; ends can be capped by GroES; misfolded proteins enter the barrel where they are refolded when GroES binds), whose translation MAKILKFDEDARRALERGVNKLADTVKVTIGPRGRNVVIDKKFGAPTITNDGVTIAREVEVEDPYENLGAQLVKEVATKTNDIAGDGTTTATVLAQALVREGLKNVAAGASPAALKKGIDAAVKAVSDDLLATARPIDEKSDIAAVAALSAQDKQVGELIAEAMDKVGKDGVITVEESNTFGLELDFTEGMAFDKGYLSPYMVTDQERMEAVLEDPYILIHQGKIASIQDLLPLLEKIIQANASKPLLIIAEDVEGEALSTLVVNKIRGTFNAVAVKAPGFGDRRKAMLGDIATLTGGTVIAEEVGLKLDQVGLDVLGTARRVTVTKDDTTIVDGGGKSDEVTGRVNQIKAEIEATDSDWDREKLQERLAKLAGGVCVIRVGAATEVELKEKKHRLEDAISATRAAVEEGIVSGGGSALVHAAKVLENSLGLEGDEATGVAVVRRAAVEPLRWIAENAGLEGYVITSKVAELEKGHGYNAATEEYGDLVKAGVIDPVKVTRSALENAASIASLLLTTETLVVEKPAEEEAEAGGHGHGHAH comes from the coding sequence ATGGCGAAGATCCTGAAGTTCGACGAGGACGCCCGTCGCGCCCTCGAGCGCGGCGTCAACAAGCTTGCGGACACCGTCAAGGTGACGATCGGCCCCCGTGGTCGCAACGTCGTCATCGACAAGAAGTTCGGTGCTCCGACCATCACCAACGACGGTGTCACGATCGCCCGCGAGGTCGAGGTCGAGGACCCGTACGAGAACCTGGGCGCCCAGCTCGTCAAGGAGGTGGCGACCAAGACCAACGACATCGCGGGTGACGGCACCACCACCGCGACCGTGCTGGCCCAGGCCCTGGTCCGCGAGGGCCTGAAGAACGTGGCCGCCGGCGCCTCCCCGGCCGCCCTCAAGAAGGGCATCGACGCGGCGGTCAAGGCCGTCTCGGACGACCTGCTGGCCACCGCCCGCCCGATCGACGAGAAGTCCGACATCGCCGCCGTGGCCGCGCTGTCCGCGCAGGACAAGCAGGTCGGCGAGCTGATCGCCGAGGCGATGGACAAGGTCGGCAAGGACGGTGTCATCACCGTCGAGGAGTCCAACACCTTCGGTCTGGAGCTCGACTTCACCGAGGGCATGGCCTTCGACAAGGGCTACCTCTCGCCGTACATGGTCACCGACCAGGAGCGGATGGAGGCCGTCCTCGAGGACCCGTACATCCTGATCCACCAGGGCAAGATCGCCTCGATCCAGGACCTGCTGCCGCTCCTGGAGAAGATCATCCAGGCCAACGCCAGCAAGCCGCTGCTGATCATCGCCGAGGACGTGGAGGGCGAGGCCCTCTCGACCCTCGTCGTCAACAAGATCCGCGGCACCTTCAACGCCGTCGCGGTGAAGGCCCCGGGCTTCGGTGACCGCCGTAAGGCCATGCTCGGCGACATCGCCACCCTTACGGGCGGCACCGTCATCGCCGAAGAGGTCGGCCTCAAGCTGGACCAGGTCGGTCTGGACGTGCTGGGCACCGCCCGCCGCGTGACCGTCACCAAGGACGACACCACGATCGTCGACGGTGGCGGCAAGAGCGACGAGGTCACCGGCCGCGTCAACCAGATCAAGGCCGAGATCGAGGCCACGGACTCCGACTGGGACCGCGAGAAGCTGCAGGAGCGGCTCGCGAAGCTGGCCGGCGGCGTGTGCGTGATCCGCGTGGGCGCGGCCACCGAGGTCGAGCTCAAGGAGAAGAAGCACCGTCTGGAGGACGCCATCTCCGCGACCCGCGCCGCGGTCGAGGAGGGCATCGTCTCCGGTGGTGGCTCCGCGCTGGTCCACGCCGCGAAGGTGCTGGAGAACAGCCTGGGCCTGGAGGGCGACGAGGCCACCGGTGTCGCGGTGGTCCGCCGTGCCGCGGTCGAGCCGCTGCGCTGGATCGCCGAGAACGCCGGTCTCGAGGGCTACGTCATCACCTCGAAGGTCGCCGAGCTCGAGAAGGGCCACGGCTACAACGCGGCCACCGAGGAGTACGGCGACCTGGTGAAGGCCGGCGTCATCGACCCGGTCAAGGTCACCCGCTCCGCGCTGGAGAACGCGGCGTCGATCGCCTCGCTGCTGCTCACCACCGAGACGCTGGTGGTCGAGAAGCCGGCCGAGGAAGAGGCTGAGGCCGGGGGCCACGGCCACGGTCACGCGCACTGA
- a CDS encoding SDR family NAD(P)-dependent oxidoreductase yields the protein MTTALITGTTAGIGAAFAGRLAADGHNLVLVARDEKRLREQAADLHDRHGVEADVLVADLSEDDGIAAVETRLRDRTHPVDLLVNNAGFGNRDRYLEVPITDELRMLKLHCEAVLRLTSAGAETMRGRGRGGVINVASIAAFFPRGTYGASKAWVVQFTQGAAKDLAGAGVRLMALCPGFVRTEFHARAGIKQDSVPSWMWLDADRLVTAALKDFARGKSLSIPDPRYKAMSSLAKLAPRSALSTLSSKVGRPPTKA from the coding sequence ATGACGACTGCATTGATTACCGGAACCACCGCGGGCATCGGGGCCGCCTTCGCGGGCCGGCTCGCCGCCGACGGGCACAATCTGGTGCTCGTCGCACGCGACGAGAAGCGGCTGCGGGAGCAGGCGGCGGATCTGCACGACCGGCACGGCGTGGAGGCCGACGTGCTGGTGGCGGACCTGTCCGAGGATGACGGAATCGCTGCGGTCGAAACGCGGCTCAGGGACCGCACCCACCCGGTCGATCTGCTCGTCAACAACGCCGGTTTCGGCAACCGCGACCGCTATCTGGAGGTGCCGATCACCGATGAGCTGCGGATGCTGAAGCTGCACTGCGAGGCGGTGCTACGGCTGACCAGCGCGGGCGCCGAAACGATGCGCGGCCGCGGCCGCGGCGGGGTGATCAACGTGGCGTCGATCGCGGCCTTCTTCCCGCGCGGAACCTACGGGGCGAGCAAGGCGTGGGTCGTGCAGTTCACCCAGGGCGCGGCGAAGGACCTGGCGGGCGCGGGCGTACGGCTGATGGCGCTGTGCCCGGGGTTCGTCCGTACGGAGTTCCACGCGCGAGCGGGAATCAAGCAGGACAGCGTCCCGAGCTGGATGTGGCTGGACGCGGACCGGCTGGTCACGGCGGCCCTGAAGGATTTCGCCCGGGGCAAGTCCCTGTCCATCCCGGACCCGCGCTACAAGGCGATGTCAAGCCTGGCCAAGCTGGCCCCACGCTCGGCCCTCTCCACCCTCTCCTCCAAGGTCGGCCGCCCGCCGACGAAGGCGTAG
- a CDS encoding MOSC domain-containing protein — MLHTPRPPAILTVNLGRATPADYTDCPAGTGIDKRPVERPVRVSAPGPKGQGASGLSGDTVCDTRHHGGDDQAVYAYAREDLDVWEQELGRELANGVFGENLTTSGIDVNGALIGERWRVGNELLLEVASPRIPCRTFAEWLGERGWVKRFTQAAVPGAYLRVLEPGEIRSGDPVEIVHRPDHEVTVAFLFRAETTERELLPRVLAAGDALHPEAREAALKYRSS, encoded by the coding sequence ATGCTGCATACGCCACGTCCCCCAGCGATACTCACCGTGAACCTGGGCCGCGCGACGCCGGCCGACTACACCGACTGTCCCGCCGGCACCGGTATCGACAAGCGTCCCGTCGAGCGCCCGGTGCGGGTCTCGGCCCCGGGGCCGAAGGGCCAGGGCGCGAGCGGTCTGTCCGGTGACACGGTCTGCGACACCCGCCACCACGGCGGCGACGACCAGGCCGTCTACGCCTACGCCCGGGAGGACCTCGACGTCTGGGAACAGGAGCTGGGCCGCGAGCTGGCCAACGGCGTCTTCGGCGAGAACCTCACCACCAGCGGCATCGACGTCAACGGTGCCCTCATCGGCGAGCGCTGGCGGGTGGGGAACGAGCTGCTGCTGGAGGTGGCCTCACCGCGCATCCCGTGCCGTACGTTCGCGGAGTGGCTGGGCGAGCGGGGATGGGTCAAGCGGTTCACCCAGGCCGCCGTCCCGGGGGCGTATCTGCGGGTGCTCGAACCCGGCGAGATCCGCTCGGGCGACCCCGTCGAGATCGTGCACCGGCCCGACCACGAGGTGACGGTCGCCTTCCTCTTCCGCGCCGAGACCACGGAGCGGGAGCTGCTGCCGAGAGTGCTGGCGGCGGGCGACGCACTGCATCCGGAGGCGCGGGAGGCCGCCCTCAAGTACCGGTCCAGCTGA
- a CDS encoding LysR family transcriptional regulator, producing MIEARHLRVLRAVAATGSFSAAARELGCTQPAVSQQMKALEGAAGTPLLIRSGREMRLTEAGRALVRHATGILAGLTAAEEEVAAIAGLRAGRVRLVSFPSGSSTLVPMALAELRAAHPGTRVSLVEAEPPGSVELLRSGDCEIALAFRYPQMSEEASGEWDDLVLRPLLNDRLVGVVPEGHKLAGAGAVGIAELGGEPWIAGCPRCRGHLVEVCESEGFTPRIDFATDDYPTVIGLVGAGLGVAVLPELALESVRTKGATTLEVEPAVRREVVALTLPDLARVPAVAATLDRLEQAARR from the coding sequence ATGATCGAGGCCCGCCATCTCAGGGTGCTGCGCGCGGTGGCCGCCACCGGCTCCTTCTCCGCCGCCGCCCGTGAGCTGGGCTGCACCCAGCCCGCCGTCAGCCAGCAGATGAAGGCCCTGGAGGGCGCCGCGGGCACCCCGTTGCTGATCCGCAGCGGGCGGGAGATGCGGCTGACCGAGGCGGGCCGGGCGCTGGTGCGGCATGCCACCGGGATCCTGGCCGGGCTGACCGCCGCCGAGGAGGAGGTCGCGGCGATCGCCGGGCTGCGAGCGGGCCGGGTGCGGCTGGTGTCCTTCCCCAGCGGCAGCTCGACCCTGGTGCCCATGGCGCTCGCCGAGCTGCGCGCGGCGCATCCGGGGACGCGGGTCTCGCTCGTGGAGGCCGAGCCGCCGGGCTCGGTGGAGTTGCTGCGCTCGGGCGACTGCGAGATCGCGCTGGCCTTCCGCTATCCGCAGATGAGCGAGGAGGCTTCGGGCGAGTGGGACGACCTGGTCCTGCGGCCGCTGCTGAACGACCGGCTGGTGGGCGTGGTGCCGGAGGGGCACAAGCTCGCGGGCGCCGGGGCGGTGGGGATCGCCGAGCTGGGCGGGGAGCCGTGGATCGCGGGCTGCCCGCGCTGCCGGGGGCATCTGGTGGAGGTGTGCGAGTCCGAGGGGTTCACGCCGCGGATCGACTTCGCCACGGACGACTATCCGACGGTCATCGGCCTGGTCGGGGCCGGGCTGGGGGTCGCGGTCCTGCCCGAGCTGGCGCTGGAGTCCGTACGGACCAAGGGCGCCACGACGCTGGAGGTGGAACCGGCGGTGCGCCGGGAAGTGGTGGCGCTGACCCTGCCCGACCTCGCTCGCGTCCCGGCGGTGGCGGCGACGCTGGACCGGCTGGAGCAGGCGGCACGCAGGTGA
- a CDS encoding WhiB family transcriptional regulator — MADFSRLPGPNADLWDWQLLAACRGVDSSLFFHPEGERGAARSAREMSAKEVCMRCPVRAQCAAHALAVREPYGVWGGLTEDEREELMGRARHRAVAGTGAPGS; from the coding sequence ATGGCAGATTTCTCCCGTCTTCCCGGCCCGAATGCCGACCTGTGGGACTGGCAGCTCCTGGCCGCGTGTCGCGGGGTCGACAGCTCGCTCTTCTTCCACCCGGAGGGGGAGCGCGGCGCTGCCCGCAGCGCACGCGAAATGTCGGCGAAAGAGGTGTGCATGCGCTGCCCGGTACGAGCACAGTGCGCCGCGCACGCCCTCGCCGTACGCGAGCCTTACGGAGTGTGGGGCGGACTGACCGAGGACGAGCGCGAGGAGCTCATGGGGCGGGCACGCCACCGCGCGGTCGCCGGCACCGGGGCCCCCGGATCCTGA
- a CDS encoding response regulator transcription factor produces the protein MTSVLVCDDSPLAREALRRAVATVPGVERVTTAANGEEVLRRWGADRSDLILMDVRMPGLGGVETVRRLLSADPGARIIMLTVAEDLDGVALAVAAGARGYLHKDASRAELRATVTQALADPTWRLAPRRLRSAEMGAAPTLTAREIQVLEGMSHGRSNAEIGRELFLSEDTVKTHARRLFKKLGASDRAHAVALGFRWGLVR, from the coding sequence ATGACATCCGTCCTCGTCTGCGACGACTCCCCGCTTGCCCGAGAGGCGCTGCGCCGTGCGGTGGCGACCGTGCCCGGCGTCGAGCGTGTGACGACGGCGGCCAACGGCGAGGAAGTCCTCCGCCGCTGGGGCGCCGACCGCTCGGATCTGATTCTGATGGACGTACGGATGCCCGGTCTCGGCGGTGTCGAGACCGTGCGGCGGCTGCTCTCCGCCGACCCGGGCGCCCGGATCATCATGCTCACGGTCGCCGAGGACCTCGACGGCGTCGCGCTGGCCGTGGCCGCCGGCGCCCGTGGCTATCTGCACAAGGACGCCTCGCGCGCCGAGCTGCGCGCCACCGTGACACAGGCGCTCGCCGACCCCACCTGGCGGCTGGCCCCGCGCCGGCTGCGCTCGGCCGAGATGGGCGCCGCGCCCACCCTCACCGCGCGCGAGATCCAGGTGCTCGAGGGCATGAGCCACGGCCGCTCCAATGCGGAGATCGGCCGTGAGCTGTTCCTGTCCGAGGACACGGTCAAGACGCACGCACGCCGGCTGTTCAAGAAGCTCGGCGCGTCCGACCGGGCCCATGCGGTGGCCCTCGGGTTCCGCTGGGGTCTGGTCCGCTGA
- a CDS encoding sigma-70 family RNA polymerase sigma factor — protein sequence MPRDDENPGAAKGAPGGTGPIGSLVGRAAEGDERATHDLLALVHPLALRYCRTRLSRLPGDARHFVDDLAQEVCLAVLCALPRYRDTGKPFEAFVVAIASHKVADLQRAAMRHPGSTAVPSDEMPEQPDDSLGPEERALLSSDAEWAKKLLANLPENQRELVLLRVAVGLTAEETGQMLGMSPGAVRVAQHRALSRLRALAEQ from the coding sequence ATGCCGCGCGACGACGAGAACCCAGGAGCCGCCAAGGGCGCTCCCGGGGGCACGGGGCCCATCGGCTCCCTCGTCGGGCGCGCCGCCGAAGGGGACGAGCGGGCCACGCATGACCTGCTGGCCCTGGTCCATCCGCTGGCCCTGCGGTACTGCCGCACGAGGCTGTCCCGACTTCCGGGTGATGCCCGCCACTTCGTGGACGACCTGGCACAGGAGGTCTGTCTCGCGGTGCTGTGCGCGCTGCCGCGCTACCGCGACACCGGAAAGCCCTTCGAGGCGTTCGTCGTGGCCATCGCCTCCCACAAGGTCGCCGATCTGCAGCGGGCCGCCATGCGCCACCCGGGCTCCACGGCCGTCCCCTCGGACGAGATGCCGGAGCAGCCGGACGATTCGCTGGGGCCCGAGGAGCGGGCGCTGCTCAGCAGCGATGCGGAATGGGCCAAGAAGCTCCTGGCCAACCTTCCGGAGAACCAGCGCGAGCTGGTCCTGCTGAGGGTCGCGGTCGGGCTGACGGCGGAGGAGACCGGGCAGATGCTCGGCATGTCCCCCGGAGCGGTGCGGGTCGCCCAGCACCGGGCCCTGAGCAGGCTGCGCGCGCTCGCCGAGCAGTGA
- the guaB gene encoding IMP dehydrogenase yields MTNNVDGVPEKFAMLGLTYDDVLLLPGASEVLPNAVDTSSRVSRNVRVNVPLLSAAMDKVTESRMAIAMARQGGVGVLHRNLSIEDQANQVDLVKRSESGMVTDPITVRPDATLHEADALCAKFRISGVPVTDAVGKLLGIVTNRDMAFEVDRGRQVREVMTPMPLVTGKVGISGEDAMQLLRRHKIEKLPLVDDAGVLKGLITVKDFVKAEKYPHAAKDAGGRLVVGAAVGVGDEAYERAQALVEAGADFLVVDSAHGHSRGILDMIAKVKSNISVDVVGGNVATRDGAQALIDAGVDGVKVGVGPGSICTTRVVAGIGVPQVTAIYEAARACHAAGVPLIGDGGLQYSGDIAKAIAAGADTVMLGSLLAGCEESPGEMVFISGKQFKSYRGMGSLGAMQTRGQARSFSKDRYFQDNVLSEDKLVPEGIEGQVPYRGPLASVAHQLVGGLRASMGYVGSANVAELKEKGRFVRITSAGLKESHPHDIQMTTEAPNYSGR; encoded by the coding sequence ATGACTAACAACGTCGACGGAGTGCCTGAGAAGTTCGCCATGCTCGGGCTGACGTACGACGACGTGCTGCTGCTGCCGGGCGCCTCCGAGGTGCTGCCGAACGCGGTCGACACCTCGTCGAGGGTCTCTCGGAATGTCCGGGTGAATGTGCCCCTGCTGTCCGCCGCCATGGACAAGGTCACCGAGTCCCGGATGGCCATCGCCATGGCCCGGCAGGGCGGGGTGGGCGTGCTCCACCGCAATCTGTCCATCGAGGACCAGGCCAACCAGGTCGACCTCGTCAAGCGCTCCGAGTCCGGCATGGTCACCGACCCGATCACGGTCCGGCCGGACGCCACGCTGCACGAGGCGGACGCGCTGTGTGCGAAGTTCCGCATCAGCGGTGTGCCGGTCACGGACGCGGTGGGCAAGCTGCTCGGCATCGTCACCAACCGTGATATGGCCTTCGAGGTCGACCGGGGCCGCCAGGTCCGCGAGGTCATGACCCCGATGCCGCTGGTCACCGGCAAGGTGGGGATCTCCGGCGAGGACGCGATGCAGCTGCTGCGCCGCCACAAGATCGAGAAGCTGCCGCTGGTCGATGACGCGGGTGTGCTCAAGGGCCTGATCACGGTCAAGGACTTCGTGAAGGCCGAGAAGTATCCCCACGCGGCGAAGGACGCGGGCGGCCGGCTGGTCGTGGGTGCCGCCGTCGGCGTCGGCGACGAGGCGTACGAGCGGGCGCAGGCGCTGGTCGAGGCCGGCGCCGACTTCCTGGTCGTGGACAGCGCGCACGGCCACAGCCGGGGCATCCTCGACATGATCGCCAAGGTCAAGTCCAATATCTCGGTCGATGTGGTGGGCGGCAATGTCGCCACCCGGGATGGCGCCCAGGCGCTGATCGACGCGGGGGTGGATGGCGTGAAGGTCGGCGTCGGCCCGGGCTCCATCTGCACCACTCGCGTGGTCGCGGGCATCGGCGTGCCGCAGGTGACGGCGATCTACGAGGCGGCGCGGGCCTGCCACGCGGCCGGGGTGCCGCTGATCGGCGACGGCGGTCTGCAGTACTCGGGCGATATCGCCAAGGCGATCGCCGCCGGTGCGGACACGGTGATGCTGGGCAGCCTGCTGGCCGGCTGCGAGGAGTCGCCGGGCGAGATGGTCTTCATCAGCGGCAAGCAGTTCAAGTCCTACCGGGGCATGGGTTCGCTGGGCGCGATGCAGACGCGCGGCCAGGCCCGCTCGTTCTCCAAGGACCGCTACTTCCAGGACAATGTGCTCTCCGAGGACAAGCTGGTCCCCGAGGGCATCGAGGGCCAGGTGCCCTACCGCGGTCCGCTGGCCTCGGTCGCGCACCAGCTGGTGGGCGGTCTGCGGGCGTCGATGGGCTATGTCGGCTCGGCCAATGTGGCGGAGCTGAAGGAGAAGGGCCGCTTCGTGCGGATCACCTCGGCGGGCCTCAAGGAGAGCCACCCGCACGACATCCAGATGACCACCGAGGCGCCGAACTACTCCGGCCGTTGA
- a CDS encoding GuaB3 family IMP dehydrogenase-related protein produces MTEIEIGRGKRGRRAYAFDDIAVVPSRRTRDPKEVSIAWQIDAYRFELPFLAAPMDSVVSPRTAIRIGELGGLGVLNLEGLWTRYEDPEPLLAEIAELDEGTATTRMQEIYAEPIKEELIGQRLKEVRDAGVVTAAALSPQRTAQFSKAVVDAGVDIFVIRGTTVSAEHVSGAAEPLNLKQFIYELDVPVIVGGCATYTAALHLMRTGAAGVLVGFGGGAAHTTRNVLGIQVPMATAVADVAAARRDYMDESGGRYVHVIADGGVGWSGDLPKAVACGADAVMMGSPLARATDAPGRGHHWGMEAVHDEVPRGKRMNLGTVGSTEEILLGPSSIPDGSMNFFGALRRAMATTGYSELKEFQRVEVTVAPSARDKS; encoded by the coding sequence GTGACTGAGATCGAGATCGGGCGCGGCAAGCGCGGCCGCAGGGCGTACGCGTTCGACGACATCGCCGTTGTGCCGAGTCGTCGCACCCGGGACCCCAAGGAGGTCTCGATCGCCTGGCAGATCGATGCCTACCGCTTCGAGCTGCCGTTCCTGGCCGCGCCGATGGACTCGGTGGTCTCGCCCCGCACCGCGATCCGCATCGGTGAGCTCGGCGGCCTCGGGGTGCTGAACCTGGAAGGTCTCTGGACCCGTTACGAGGACCCGGAGCCGCTGCTCGCGGAGATCGCCGAGCTGGACGAGGGCACCGCGACCACCCGGATGCAGGAGATCTACGCCGAGCCGATCAAGGAGGAGCTGATCGGCCAGCGCCTGAAGGAGGTGCGGGACGCGGGCGTGGTGACCGCCGCCGCCCTGTCCCCGCAGCGCACGGCGCAGTTCTCCAAGGCCGTGGTGGACGCGGGCGTCGACATCTTCGTGATCCGCGGGACCACGGTCTCCGCCGAGCATGTCTCCGGCGCCGCCGAGCCGCTCAACCTCAAGCAGTTCATCTATGAGCTGGACGTCCCGGTGATCGTGGGCGGCTGCGCCACCTACACGGCCGCGCTGCATCTGATGCGCACCGGCGCCGCCGGTGTGCTGGTGGGCTTCGGCGGCGGTGCCGCGCACACCACCCGCAATGTGCTGGGCATCCAGGTGCCGATGGCGACGGCGGTCGCCGATGTCGCCGCCGCCCGCCGGGACTACATGGACGAGTCCGGTGGCCGCTATGTGCATGTGATCGCCGATGGCGGCGTCGGCTGGAGCGGCGACCTGCCCAAGGCCGTCGCCTGCGGCGCGGACGCGGTGATGATGGGCTCCCCGCTGGCACGGGCCACGGACGCACCGGGCCGCGGTCACCACTGGGGCATGGAGGCCGTGCACGACGAGGTGCCGCGCGGCAAGCGGATGAACCTGGGCACGGTGGGCTCCACCGAGGAGATCCTCCTCGGCCCCTCCTCCATCCCCGACGGTTCGATGAACTTCTTCGGTGCGCTGCGCCGGGCCATGGCCACGACCGGCTACTCGGAGCTCAAGGAGTTCCAGCGGGTCGAGGTCACGGTCGCCCCGTCGGCCCGCGACAAGAGCTGA
- a CDS encoding rod shape-determining protein, protein MAQNKSFNGRDMGIDLGTANTLVYVRGRGIVLNEPSVVAVNTADGSVLSVGSAAKETMGRTPTNIVAVRPLRDGVIADFEIAERMLRYFIKKVMGSRRLARPRVVVCVPSGITGVERRAVMEAATQAGARQVHLVEEPIAAAIGAGLPVSEPTGCMVVDIGGGTTEVAVVSLGGIVTARSVRTAGDSMDVAITSYVKKQYALAIGERTAEEIKVSIGSASPAGSLSVPRVSEAVRRPERNVEVFIPGQSEDPEDTQALLPPDRCTIRGRDQATGLPKVLELTADEVRHALSEPVDSIVAAVRSTLDETPPELAGDIMDRGIVLTGGGALLRGLDVRLGRELNIPVLVADDPLDCVAIGTGRCVEDFASLRTAMDARPRRPDTVRV, encoded by the coding sequence ATGGCGCAGAACAAGTCGTTCAATGGGCGTGACATGGGTATCGACCTCGGCACCGCCAACACACTGGTGTACGTACGAGGCAGGGGCATCGTGCTCAATGAGCCGTCGGTTGTGGCAGTGAACACAGCCGACGGCAGTGTGCTGTCGGTGGGTTCGGCGGCCAAGGAGACCATGGGGCGCACGCCGACGAATATCGTCGCCGTGCGACCGCTGCGCGATGGCGTGATCGCCGATTTCGAGATCGCCGAGCGCATGCTGCGGTACTTCATCAAGAAGGTGATGGGCAGCCGCCGGCTCGCCCGTCCCCGGGTGGTCGTCTGCGTGCCCTCCGGGATCACGGGCGTTGAGCGGCGCGCGGTGATGGAGGCCGCGACCCAGGCCGGGGCGCGTCAGGTGCATCTGGTCGAGGAGCCCATCGCGGCGGCGATCGGGGCGGGGCTGCCGGTGAGCGAACCGACCGGCTGCATGGTCGTCGACATCGGCGGCGGTACGACGGAGGTCGCCGTGGTCTCGCTGGGCGGCATCGTCACCGCGCGGTCGGTGCGTACCGCGGGCGACTCCATGGACGTGGCGATCACCTCCTATGTGAAGAAGCAGTACGCGCTGGCGATCGGTGAGCGGACCGCCGAGGAGATCAAGGTCTCCATCGGGTCCGCCTCGCCCGCCGGGTCGCTGTCCGTGCCCCGGGTGTCGGAGGCCGTCCGGCGGCCCGAGCGGAATGTCGAGGTGTTCATCCCGGGCCAGAGCGAGGACCCCGAGGACACCCAGGCGCTGCTGCCGCCGGACCGCTGCACCATCCGCGGCCGCGACCAGGCGACCGGGCTGCCCAAGGTGCTCGAACTGACCGCGGACGAGGTGCGGCACGCCCTCTCCGAGCCGGTGGACAGCATCGTCGCGGCGGTGCGGTCCACGCTCGACGAGACCCCGCCCGAGCTGGCGGGCGACATCATGGACCGCGGCATCGTGCTGACCGGCGGCGGGGCCCTGCTGCGCGGTCTGGACGTACGACTGGGGCGCGAGCTGAACATCCCGGTGCTGGTGGCCGACGACCCGCTGGACTGTGTCGCCATCGGCACCGGCCGCTGTGTGGAGGACTTCGCCTCACTGCGCACCGCGATGGACGCACGCCCTCGCCGGCCGGACACGGTGCGGGTGTGA